One Vespula pensylvanica isolate Volc-1 chromosome 3, ASM1446617v1, whole genome shotgun sequence DNA window includes the following coding sequences:
- the LOC122627629 gene encoding uncharacterized protein LOC122627629 isoform X3: MAAKKLHNRENGNIGRVQQWLQDQSFYTLNIYEFPLTLQFKKLQNQQGNKIYDKDIHRTYKYFLRYLHNNLDFLQKKWLSILFIHDIATKPAIRSFFYFNNGSNFSERFFFKVHKIWSLSRCTTEQYLKVDKCYVEINTNPMSLEMAHSSVEADSVNHLETITSENLGVDFEESQLPIYTSTINTTHSAHITQTDHEDNVSTTDFKHDNTLTTYSDACRTKDLNKIALMDYLVNDSSATSSSMNSQHEYSSGSSIENVKKVILHNDEIAEYENEVLGDPFYESDCGSEGNETSEVAPKENDECKEKVLGKLEDEEMHDNCSQAESTRAENMQHKLTDFTSSSVCNNSNTSNHYFIDASSLNDEMEILNINVKEDVQTGRNTGSYMSVSADFAQTLSSTTADQFYKFTCPFKVTNLQNECSKIAEFEPERKVTKYFQPFADIARITKVNSTLISKDDVNKGTNKESLAVEIKEADSGESTHASPCPDNSTNLNNCQDKINVNSDENLLLDITNDELENPKKSTTNFTGDTQQPLLIRRNTFELDSSDKLSVLRQEYERRQGNLVFQSAIPQYSGHRVDSDMISSVAPDSTAVSINDVLNNYTSDIQVATTNMQYHTRYLSLDSYEHKIDKKILENNYLLQNSITNSDILYPAIDITNDKVASHSYADDDNAYKCSNSLPVTVDCNLENVKSIDVIRKTKRNETAPIISGGVSTSDFTKPIDSPIVQRKTESTPIVSGGSVIMDDTKDRPSRMSSSMTAWIVDMSDCTKDESGSSAKDNSVTNMSQSFSTSECVKNFVRSNNHEKYSSLGFFVNLNNVESREEVPVKENVENKKESYKTDKAYCEFYIDISNKNDFPKNKKIVKEDTNHKNVEEGDKKNIFSMFIDLSDPQKTTENAQKTTHKRNLSSFTDKRMETKIDEVVTSENSNTLQEDQNLNSTKSIKEKPKRGVFMFIESDSPIVRRRTLSSSRSVLKRHSWNIDKTQSNNGNGQAAKELIIKKEHKRAHSLSVDQRDLKKMQTKQSSSSHSLSDAAGGESTNHKNSNFLQELESNSNNNMDTSTEECLAYDIKDTPPNSHIEIIDKELRASIKHQQYKELGNDREQQLEDDPKIYEDEYSDMSGWGKTCTESTNGQTRKSETFDISSGSGPSPNSDHRDYELSDLLSRDVETTANKHPIIPSTGNKILETHKSLNETIKKIECELKGPEYEKLDITYNNHTSISNTDENLVSHDVKELKLNKKKSSSKFVRLSDLTETSGHSHTSEYLIGKENRATYRMSSSIPETSWIESKLVMSRTNDSVRTLSRVFSSVMSTSLPSKQKSPLEDLTGDGEAEGIISESDISSMQSSMGRSGAEGSTEETETSSLAGGKPYNRLGEDLLRMFLEEINPDVTIDVAGRRIRAHKCILSSRCQYFAAILSGGWIESAGNVISLQGYSYNAVHFALRHIYSGESNIPDSISIVELATLADMLCLEGLKEVIGYTLKVKYCHLFHKPCQVCAVGVLECMPLAAAYGLDEIYRKSLRWITRHFVRIWPCKAFATLPRELMEKCYLQHIVHMSTDNVLQTMMDCDKLLATLPNVRWAEPVYRMVSNLLETSLKFLADNFAAILNNENFQSLGRDLTWNISRLEDNFLSAAERLPPEQACKSYSKLHKMLSSTQTDNFQTKMKWGPLFIEFLKKIQVRVEKCLVREAARAARSTTWLKMDLELRRRIQELACLVILPHETSRCQSRHSNFIKESKTSSACSASRNLDLKRVKMAISEHNDKTMKQMSTTQTRKVLNKPKSDPVERKMQEDNKPSTSDAPSRPKSWPNKIEVKSRYLEPRTKFVPKENVSVSQDKVIIQRRKITISSSDSSRTSSPATKRVTEKKPIARVKLPVKKDVKALSSDSLTESNMTRPNKKKNVISKSCGITRPESPSFKQKSTEIGLSVDSLAESKNKASIVKKNVNKMDTSISTDSLMTEITANPKSNTLQKLSPTLGKSINKTQIYDKTKKNILPIQQKNPMTVTRRPPRSLENSTAASRSRAAAISAYHGSPNLRYQMHDKLYNRPLWLILT; encoded by the exons ATGGCTGCAAAAAAGTTACACAACAGGGAAAATGGAAATATAGGAAGAGTACAACAGTGGTTGCAAGATCAATCATTCTATACTTTAAACATATATGAATTTCCTTTGACTTTGCAATTTAAGAAATTGCAGAATCAGCAAgggaataaaatttatgataaagatATCCATcgaacatataaatattttttaag ataTTTGCACAATAACTTGGATTTCTTACAAAAGAAATGgctatcaatattatttattcacgaTATTGCTACTAAACCTGCAATAAGAagttttttttacttcaataATGGATCAAATTTCAGTGAaaggtttttttttaa AGTACATAAAATATGGTCACTATCAAGGTGTACAACTGAACAATATCTGAAGGTGGACAAATGCTATGTTGAGATAAATACAAATCCTATGTCATTAGAAATGGCTCATTCTAGTGTAGAAGCTGACTCAGTCAATCATCTTGAAACTATAACTTCAGAAAATTTGGGTGTAGATTTTGAGGAATCACAATTACCAATATATACTTCAACTATTAATACAACGCATTCAGCTCATATTACACAAACAGATCATGAAGACAATGTATCTACTACTGATTTCAAGCATGATAATACTTTGACCACTTATAGTGATGCGTGTCGTacaaaagatttaaataaaatagcaTTAATGGATTATCTTGTAAATGATAGTAGTGCTACAAGCTCTTCTATGAATAGCCAACATGAATATTCATCAGGTTCATcaatagaaaatgttaaaaaagtaatattacataatGATGAGATTGCAGAGTATGAAAATGAAGTTCTTGGTGATCCATTTTATGAATCAGATTGTGGAAGCGAAGGAAATGAAACATCAGAAGTTGCtccaaaagaaaatgatgaatgTAAAGAGAAAGTATTAGGGAAGttagaagatgaagaaatgCATGATAATTGTTCCCAAGCAGAAAGTACACGTGCAGAGAACATGCAACACAAATTGACTGATTTCACGAGTTCATCAGTATGCAATAATTCTAATACAAGCAATCATTACTTTATAGATGCATCTTCTCTGAATGATGAAAtggaaattttaaatataaatgttaaagaaGATGTACAAACTGGTAGGAACACAGGATCTTATATGTCTGTTTCTGCTGATTTTGCACAGACTTTATCAAGTACTACTGCAGATCAATTCTATAAGTTTACATGTCCATTTAAAGTAACAAATTTACAGAATGAATGTAGTAAAATTGCGGAATTTGAACCGGAAAGGAAAGTAACAAAATACTTTCAACCATTTGCTGACATAGCTAGGATAACGAAAGTTAATTCTACATTAATCAGTAAAGATGATGTGAATAAAGGTACAAACAAAGAGTCATTAGCCGTAGAAATTAAAGAAGCAGATAGCGGTGAAAGTACACATGCTTCACCTTGTCCTGATAATAGCACAAATCTCAATAATTgtcaagataaaataaatgtaaacagTGATGAGAACTTACTCTTGGATATTACAAATGATGAGTTAGAGAATCCTAAAAAAAGTACTACAAATTTTACTGGAGATACACAGCAACcattattaataagaagaaatacatTTGAACTTGATTCAAGTGATAAGCTTTCTGTTTTAAGGCAAGAATATGAACGTAGACAAGGCAATCTTGTTTTTCAAAGTGCCATACCACAATATTCAGGACATCGTGTAGATAGTGATATGATTTCTAGTGTGGCACCAGATTCAACAGCTGTATCTATCAAtgatgtattaaataattatacttctGATATTCAAGTAGCAACTACAAATATGCAGTATCATACAAGATATTTATCTTTAGACAGTTATGaacataaaattgataaaaagatattagaaaataattatcttctgCAAAATAGTATTACTAATTCTGATATATTATATCCTGCAATAGATATAACGAATGATAAAGTTGCATCACACAGTTATGCAGATGATGATAATGCGTATAAGTGTAGCAATAGCTTACCAGTTACTGTAGATTgtaatttagaaaatgttaaatctATAGATGTCATCagaaaaactaaaagaaatgaaactgCTCCTATTATTTCTGGTGGTGTTAGCACATCAGATTTTACGAAACCCATCGATAGTCCTATCGTACAACGTAAAACAGAATCCACACCTATTGTATCAGGTGGTTCTGTGATTATGGATGATACTAAAGATAGACCATCAAGAATGTCTTCTTCCATGACTGCATGGATTGTAGATATGAGTGATTGTACAAAGGATGAATCAGGATCAAGCGCAAAAGATAACTCTGTAACAAATATGTCACAAAGCTTTTCTACTTCTGAATgtgttaaaaattttgtaagatCTAACAACCATGAAAAGTATAGCAGTTTAGGTTTTTTTGtcaatttaaataatgtagAATCAAGGGAAGAGGTACCAGTCAAAGAAAAtgtggaaaacaaaaaagagtcATATAAAACTGATAAAGCATATTGTGAATTCTATAttgatatatctaataaaaatgattttccgaagaataaaaagattgtaAAAGAGGATACGAATCATAAAAACGTTGAAGAAGGTGATAAGAAGAACATATTCTCTATGTTTATTGATTTAAGTGATCCACAAAAAACAACTGAAAATGCTCAGAAAACAACGCATAAACGAAATTTATCATCATTTACTGATAAACGCATGGAAACGAAAATTGACGAAGTTGTGACAAGTGAAAACTCTAATACTCTTCAAGAGgatcaaaatttaaattcaacaaaatctataaaagaaaaaccaaaacgAGGtgtttttatgtttattgaATCTGATTCTCCTATAGTAAGAAGACGAACGTTGTCCTCTTCACGATCAGTTTTAAAACGTCATTCGTGGAATATCGATAAAACACAAAGTAATAATGGCAATGGACAAGCTGCTaaggaattaataataaaaaaagaacacaaacGCGCGCATAGCTTGTCAGTAGATCAAAGGGATTTGAAGAAGATGCAAACAAAGCAAAGTTCTTCTAGTCATTCTCTTAGTGATGCTGCAGGAGGTGAATCCACAAACCATaagaattcaaattttttacaagaatTGGAAagtaattctaataataatatggatACATCCACAGAAGAATGTTTGGCATATGATATAAAGGATACGCCACCAAACTCTCACATAGAAATCATTGATAAGGAACTACGTGCGAGTATCAAACATCAACAATACAAGGAATTAGGTAATGATAGAGAGCAGCAGTTGGAAGATGATCCAAAAATATATGAGGACGAGTATTCAGACATGTCTGGATGGGGGAAGACTTGCACAGAAAGTACTAATGGACAAACACGTAAAAGTGAAACATTTGACATTAGCAGTGGCAGTGGGCCATCTCCAAATAGCGATCATCGTGATTATGAATTATCAGATTTATTAAGCAGGGATGTGGAAACTACAGCTAATAAACATCCAATTATTCCTTCGACTggcaataaaatattagaaactcataaatctttaaatgaaacaattaagaaaatagaatgtGAGTTAAAAGGCCCAGAGTatgaaaaattagatataactTATAACAATCATACATCTATATCAAATACAGATGAAAATCTTGTCAGCCATGATGTAAAGGAgctaaaattgaataaaaaaaaatcaagttcTAAATTTGTGAGACTTTCGGACCTAACTGAAACATCAGGACATTCTCATACATCAGAATATTTAATTGGTAAGGAAAATAGAGCTACATACCGTATGAGTAGTAGTATTCCAGAAACATCTTGGATCGAAAGTAAATTAGTTATGTCAAGAACAAATGATTCAGTAAGAACTCTCTCACGTGTATTTTCTTCTGTCATGAGTACTTCACTACCGTCGAAACAAAAGTCACCGCTTGAAGATTTAACTGGAGATGGTGAGGCAGAAGGTATCATTTCTGAGAGTGACATAAGTAGCATGCAAAGCAGCATGGGACGTTCTGGAGCTG aaggAAGTacagaagaaacagaaacatCAAGTTTGGCTGGAGGGAAACCATATAATCGATTGGGTGAAGATTTATTAAGAATGTTTTTGGAAGAGATTAATCCAGATGTTACAATTGATGTAGCTGGAAGACGAATTAGGGCACATAAGTGTATATTAAGTTCTCGTTGTCAATATTTTGCGGCGATTCTTAGTGGTGGATGGATTGAAAGTGCAGGAAATGTGATATCTTTGCAAGG ATATTCTTATAATGCAGTTCATTTTGCACTACGTCATATATATAGCGGAGAAAGCAATATACCAGATTCTATAAGCATTGTCGAATTAGCTACATTAGCTGATATGCTGTGTCTAGAGGGTCTTAAAGAAGTTATAGGTTATACTCTGAAAGTCAAATATTGTCATCTTTTTCATAAA CCTTGCCAAGTATGTGCTGTTGGAGTTTTGGAGTGTATGCCATTAGCTGCAGCTTATGGGCTGGatgaaatatatcgtaaatctCTAAGATGGATAACAAGACATTTTGTAAGAATATGGCCGTGCAAAGCATTTGCAACCCTTCCAAGAGAATTGATGGAAAAGTGTTATTTACAGCATATAGTACATATG TCTACAGATAATGTACTTCAAACTATGATGGATTGTGATAAACTGTTAGCAACTTTACCGAATGTACGCTGGGCAGAACCAGTATACAGAATGGTTTCAAACTTGTTAGAAACATCACTAAAATTTTTAGCAGACAATTTTGCAgctatattaaataatgaaaattttcaatcacTTGGTCGTGATTTAACATGGAATATAAGTCGTTTGGAGGATAACTTTTTATCAGCTGCAGAACGTTTGCCACCTGAACAAGCATGTAAAAGTTAttcaaaattacataaaatgttGTCATCCACGCAAACAGATAACtttcaaacaaaaatgaaatggGGTCCGTTATTTATTgagtttttaaagaaaattcaagtTCGTGTTGAAAAATGTTTGGTTCGTGAGGCAGCAAGGGCTGCAAGATCGACAACATGGTTAAAAATGGATTTGGAACTTCGCCGTAGAATACAAGAATTAGCATGTCTGGTTATTCTACCACACGAAACATCGAGATGTCAATCAAGGCATTCGAACTTTATAAAG gaaTCGAAAACATCGTCTGCTTGCTCAGCAAGTCGCAATTTAGATCTAAAACGTGTGAAAATGGCTATATCGGAACATAACGATAAAACAATGAAGCAAATGTCAACGACGCAAACGcgaaaagttttaaataaacCTAAAAGCGATCCCGTTGAACGAAAAATGCAAGAGGATAATAAACCAAGCACCAGTGATGCACCAAGTCGACCTAAGTCATGGCCCAATAAAATAGAG gTAAAATCTAGATATTTAGAACCAAGAACCAAATTTGTACCTAAAGAAAATGTGTCAGTAAGTCAAGATAAAGTGATAATACAACGAcgaaaaattacaatttcatCGTCAGACTCATCGCGTACATCTAGTCCTGCGACAAAACGAGTGACAGAGAAGAAGCCTATAGCAAGAGTAAAGCTGCCTGTAAAAAAAGACGTGAAAGCTCTTTCGTCTGATAGTTTGACAGAATCGAACATGACCAGAccaaacaagaagaaaaatgtgatCAGTAAAAGTTGTGGTATTACTCGTCCCGAATCACCATCCTTTAAACAGAAAAGCACAGAAATTGGATTGTCTGTAGATTCATTAGCAGAATCTAAGAACAAGGCATcgattgtaaagaaaaatgttaacaaAATGGATACGTCAATATCTACGGATAGTCTTATGACAGAAATAACTGCAAATCCTAAATCTAATACGTTGCAGAAATTATCACCAACATTAGGAAAAAGTATAAACAAAACacaaatttatgataaaacgaagaaaaatatattgccAATTCAACAGAAGAATCCAATGACAGTAACACGTAGGCCACCAAGATCATTAGAGAATTCAACCGCGGCCAGTAGAAGTAGAGCAGCAGCTATAAGTGCTTATCACGGTTCACCTAATCTAC GATATCAAATGCACGACAAGCTTTACAATCGACCACTATGGTTAATTCTaacgtga